The Synergistaceae bacterium genome includes the window TTCCATTCTGCGCTCGTGGGTATGTGCGGGCATAGTGTTCCAAACGCTGCCGGACTCAAGCTGAGTTAATCCCATTGAGAGCTGACAAGTTTTTAATACATCGGGGTGAATGAATTGATTAATAACGCGTTTATTTGACGTTGCAGAATCTCCGAGCGGACGTTTTGCGGCATCGGCAATCTTTATTAATTTAGTCTCGTAACTTGTATGAGCAGGAGCAGAGACCATATAAAATTTTGCGGGGTTATTTGCGTCATCGCTTGAGAAGTAAACTTTTTCGGTGCCTTTGGTAATATACAAGCAATCTTTATAGCCGAGTTCGTAAATTTTCGAGTCAGCTTCAATCTTGCCTGCTCCGCCTAAATTGAATATGCCTATTTCGCGTCTCTCAAGAAAATAATGAGTCCCGAAATTTTTCCATACGTCAATGCCGTCATCAATTGAAAGTTTTTTACTAACCGGCATACATCCGAGTGTTACCATTCTATCAACATGGCTGTAAATTGCGTTGACTTTGTCGGGCGTGTAGAGATTCTCAATTAAGAATTCTTTTCGCAGCTCTTCAGTTGTGTAACGCTTGACATCATTCGGGCTGCATGAATAACGAATATCCATTTTGAAAAATTTGCCTCCTGTTAAAATATAAAAATTTATGATTTATGCCTTAATTGTAAAATAGAGTGCGTTAATTTCAAGAGTTATTATTAAGAATTTCAAGAGCTCGATTATATTTTGCTTTTCTTTTCTCATAATTTGCGAGTAATTCGGGAGTTGTAAGTCTAGTTTTGTCTAAATTATGGGCAATATCAGCGAGTTTTACTTTTTTTGCGATGGGATTAGATTTTATTGCGCGTATATAGTCTTCATATTCGACTCCCTGTTTATGAGTCAAAAGATTCACAGCTTGTGTGATTTCAGGGGGGAATATTTTTTCAAGTTCCGAGAGAGTTATATTTGAGTCCTCTATAACGTCATGAAGAAGTGCCGCGCAAATTTCTGACTCGGTGTTCATACTTTGAGCGACTATCACAGGATGTAAGAAATAAGGCCGCCCTGCTTTGTCAGTTTGTCCGTGATGTGCTTTATATGCAATGTCTATAGCTTGATTAATTAATTCAGAGTAAAACATGATTTGCAGCTCCCTTTACAATTTGTGTTAAGTCCTTGACTCTTGAGCCACTCGCCGCCCGGGTGATAATTTAACGCAAGAAACGAGGCCGTTTGCAGGTGAAGGCACTTAATATTAATCGAGCTGAAAAGATATTTTGTGCCTCCGACTCCGCCCCGCATTAGTGATTTATAGAGTGAAGATTTATATTTTCGCATGAAATCCCGCAAATTCCTATCAAGCAAATTCACGCGTATTAATTGATGCAGTAAATTATAATTATTCCAGTCATGAAATAAATTATTGTCTCGTAAAAATTTCTCAAGTTGTAAGACTCCGCCATTAGATTCAATTTTGCCGGCGAGCTTTATTAAATATGGACAAGTCAGCCAAAAACTTGTAGGAAAAGGCCTTAAATTTTTAGCAATCGGCGAACATGTTATAACTTGAACATGATTATATCTGCATTTCTTAGCAGCTCCCATGATAATAGACGAGTCAAACTTTCTTTTTTTGTCCGAAAAATTTGACTCGATAGCTTTAACTTCACGCACAAAAATGGGAGACAGGAGTCCCCCCTTAAAAATTTTATGATTCACGGCTTTAATATTCGCGTCTGTCAGGTCTTCTCTTACTGCGGCCGGTTCGTGCTGAATTCCGAGTGTTTAAGTCCGTAATTTTTGCCTCGCTGGTCTTAAGGAATGATGCCATTTTTTTCTCGAAACTGTCAACATCATCAAGTGAAGAATTATTCTCATCCCCTGCCAACTCCCTAAAATCATGAAATATTCTCGGAGTCTCACGCGGCGGCCTTAACTCGTGATTTGCGAAATTATTATTATTCATAAATTGATGATTTTGTCTCGGCGGTCTTGCTTGAATTTGCGGCTGTTCTGTCGCTTGCTTGATTGACAAGTCTATGCGGCCTTTATCGTCAATTCTGATAACTTTTGCTTTTACTTCCTGCTGAGGCTTTAACACCTCGTTAATATCTTTCACAAAATTATATGAGAGCTCAGAAATATGTACCATTCCTTTGCGTCCTAATTTTGAGATCCTGACAAAAGCTCCGTACGGCATGATTTGCTCAACGGTGCAGTCAACTATGTCGCCAATGTTTAAAGCATTATCGGCCATTTAGAAAAATTCTCCCTCGAAAAAATTTTATTATACCCAACGCCATTCGGGTTTCTCGCCAAGTCCCAGCCTGCGCACTAAATACACGCTTTTTGCCTTAGAGTGGCGGCTTGTTGTATTGTACCAGACAAGCAATGTCCCCCGGCTCTTGTTTAACGCTAATTTTATCACGGCACTATCAACTATAGGAGAGTACAAAGCTAGCAGCATTTCATTTTTTGCAAGTACAGGCTTAACCTTCAAAAATTTTAGCAGATTCGGGCGTTCCTGCGGCATTGATTGAATTAACTTGATCGCTTTATAACTATTCATGCCCCGCTTTGTTAATTTATTGACTCGTATATCCTGCTTTGTGAAATGCTTAATCTTGAATTTCCTGACTGTGATTTGCTTAGTAACCGTAAAAGTAACTTTTTTGATATTGCACTGTATTTTCCGCGCAAAAATGGGCACTCTTAACACGTTTATTTTTATGTGAGATTCGAATTTATGAGTCTCTATTACCCTGCGCAATGAATGAATTTCGGGAATTTCCGTAAAAAATCCCTCGTCGAGCCTATGAACGTTAACGCGCCTGAAAAAATTTTCTGCTAGAGTCCTTCTTATTGAATCAAGCATTATATTAATTTGCTCCGGTTGACAGTGATAATAAAGCCTTCTGGATTCTCGTGAACGGCTCAAGAACGTCCATAGATTTAGCTGCTTCTGTCAAAATTTCTGCGGCCTGCTTTATCTCCTCAGGTCTGACATTATCAGGAAATTCGAGTCTCAACGGTGCCCCGTTCTCTGACGCCTGCAATAAGAAGACTCCTTTTTCTGAAGTCGTCTCAACATGTCCGGCAGCATCTAAAGGCGCATGACTTGATTCGGAAATTAACGCGGCTTTAACTTGACCGACAATTTTTAAAGGGTTAAGCAAATCGCTATCACTGCACAGCCATAATAACGGGTCAACTTCTATAGAGTCTAGCAAACTTTCAAGCATTAACTCTTCTTTCAAGTAAGTATCTAGTGAAGAGCCGTATAATATTCTTTCGAGTCTGGTAGGCTTTACGAGATCCGTATATCTGAAGTCAACAGGAATCCCCCGCGTATCACAAGCAAGAGCAGCACCCCGCATTTGTCCCTCTGAGCCTTCTATTACGATATAGCCTAAATTATTTTGTGATGCCATAAATTTTTGAGTCCCCTTTTATGTAATATATATATATTATCGTCAAAATTATAAACCTGAATTATTTATTTTATTGCTATAAAAAAATTCTCCCGACCGATAAAGCTATCAAGCCGAGAGATTTATTTATTCACCAAAAATTTTTATGAGTACGATATATTTTTATGCCGACAAACTAAGCAAATTTCTATAAATCGGATATGGCCAAATTTCTGCACTTGTAACGAGTTCGGCAGCGTCGCATTTACTCCTGATTGAATCCATCAAAGGCAAAATCTTTTGTGTCAAGAAATCCGCGCGTTCTCTTGCGTTCAAGTCCGATAAATGGGCTTTGTACTCGCTCAAAATTTCAGCGTCGGCTATTAAAGCATTCTTTGCAGTTCCCAGTCCCTTAATGTAATCGCGCCACGGCCTGTCATCGCCGAAGTCTACACCGTCAAATGCATAAAGAGAATTTCTCTCAAGCACTAATTGTTTTGATAAAGCCGGTAAAACTCCTTCAAATAACATGTCATATAACACGGCTGCTTCAACTTCAAGACCGGTGCAGAAATTTTCAAGTCTAACGCTGTGCAGATTCTCAAGTTCGTGAGCCTTAAATACTCCCAGTTCTGATAACATCTCTTTATTTTCAGGCTTAAGCAATAAATCTATACGTCCGGGCATGTCTTCAGCCTCAATTAATCCGCGCTTTCTTGCCTCGTCCTGCCACTGCGAACTATAAGCATCACCCTCAAATAAAATTTTATTGCCCTCTTTGAATGCCTCAGTGCTTGCTATTAATGCTGACTCGATGGGATCATCTGAATTTTTCGCGGCGATCTTCCCCGTTAATTGCTCGATACCCCATGCCCATATGCTTGCGAACATTGTAACAGGGAGCGCAATACTTTGACTCGAACCCGGAGCCCTGAACTCAAATTTATCACCGGTGAAAGCTATAGGACTCGTGCGATTTCTATCACTGTCGAACGGTATAATATCAGGCAATTTTGTGAGTCCTATATCAATTATGCCCTTATCAGGTAATTCAGCATCGCCCTTATTTATTAAATCAGTCAGTGCCGAGCCTAAATAAACGCTCATAATTGAAGGTGGAGCCTCATGACCTCCGAGCCTGAATAAATTTCCATAAGTCGCGATACTTGCCTGTAATAAGCTGTGAAATTTGCTAAGTCCCAGCACAGCAGCAGCCATGAAAGCAAGAAATATTACATTACGTCTATTATTATGAGAAGGCTTTAAAAGGTTTCTGCCCTCACTGTCCATTAATGATATATTCGTGTGCTTTCCTGATCCGTTCATGCCGTTAAAAGGTTTCTCGTGAAATAATAATCTTAACTCATGAGTGCGGGCTAATTTTCTCATAGTCTCCATCAAAATTTGATTCTGATCACATGCTATATTTGCTTCATTAAATAAATGTGCGAATTCAAATTGACACCTCGCGACCTCGTTATGTCTTGCAGTAAGAGAGATTCCGAGTCTCGCTAAATCACGTTCTACGTCTTCCATGTAACGCAGGACGCGCCCGGGAATCGCTCCCATATAGTGATGATCTAATTTCTGATCTTTGGCAGGCTGTGCACCGATTAGAGTCCTCCCGCAAAATCTTATGTCAGGTCGTTTCTGAGCTCGCGGCCTATCAAGTAAGAAATATTCCTGTTCAGCTCCGACTGTTAATTTAACGGATTTGACTCCGCGCTGGCCTAACATTCTTAAAAGTTTTAAGGCTCTTGACTCAACTGCGTCTAATGCCCTCAATAATGGAGTCTTTAAATCCAAAGGAGTCCCATCAAACGAGAGAAATACAGACGGAATGCAGAGTGTGCCGCCCTTTTCGCTTTTCACGATAAATGCAGGGCTTGAAATATCCCACGCAGAATATCCACGTGCCTCAAATGTAGAACGAGTCCCGGCACTTGGGAAGCTCGACGCGTCAGGTTCGCCCTGTGAAAGATTATGACCTCTGAAAATTTCTATAGGCCGGCCTTCAGAATCTCCGAGTGTAAAAGCTGCATGCTTTTCTGCTGTAAGTTCGCTCATAGGTTGGAACCAGTGCGCCCAGTGTGTAGCCCCGTTTGAGATTGCCCAGTCCTTTAATGCGTTTGCTACGATGTCAGCTGCCTGACTGTCGAGTCTGCTTCGGCCTTCTATTGCTGCTATGACTTGATCATAAATGTCAGGGTTTAGGCGTTCCTTCATGACCCGGCGGTTAAATATTAATGTCCCGTAGATTTCGCGGATAGATTTATATTTTTCACTCATTATGCAAATTACCTCCCACTATTAAGCAATTTTTTCACGAATTTTTTTGCTTAACTTGCGCGATATTTTAGCATGAATATATTTTTTTGCAAATTTTATTATATACAAAGAATAATTTTTCACGAGGGATTATTTTATTGTGTGAATCAGGAAAAATAAACTTTATACAATCTTTCTTTTATGATGGACTATCATAATATATCATTCAAAAATTTATCACGTAATATTTTATATTAATTTGCCCTGCTTATTATGTGCTACAATTTAACCGAAAATTACATGATATTCACTGAATATTTAACAAGTATTTATATTTTGATATTTAAGGAGGTATAAATCTTTCATGTTAAATAAGTTTATGGCTATGAGAATGAAAATATTTATTCTTGTCATGATTCTTTGTTCGTTTGCTTGTCCTGTCTTGGCCGGTGAACTGAAAGCAATATCGGGCGACGAAAAAATTTCACTGCTTGAGCCTGTACAAGTTAATTTACCTGTTCAGATTGAAAACGTGAAATCTTCAGCAGAGTCAGATCACAAGCCGGGCGAATTTATTGTAATGTTCAGGGAGAATATTTTAGAGGGCAGCGGAGACTCTCATGACTCACGAGTTAAAAATTTTGTTCAAGCACTAGGAGTCGAAATTATAAGCACTTATCCCGCATTATCTAAACAGGCCGGACAAGTTTTTGCGCTAGTTCATGCGGATTCTAAATCAGAAAGTGAAATGCTCGAAGAATTACAGGCAAATCCAAATGTCTTAGGTGTAAGTCTGAATTATAAGACTCATGCTTTAACGACTCCGAACGATAAATATTATAGCCAGCTCTGGGGAATGAGCGCAATTAAAGCCGATAAATTATGGGATCAAGGCTACACAGGAGCAAGCGATATTTATGTTGCAGTCCTTGACTCGGGAATTTCGTACAATCATGAAGATTTAGCGGCAAATTTTGAGTCTTCAGGTTTCAGCAAAAATTTTAGTTCAACATCAAATTATTCTGACGGGGACGGACACGGGACTCACGTATCAGGCACAATAGCAGGCGTGGGCAATAATTCAATCGGAGTCGCCGGTGTAAACTGGAAGGCAAAATTAATCGCTGTAAAAGTTCTTGACAATAACGGAAACGGTTATTTCAGCTGGATTCTTAACGGGTTAAATTATCTTTGTGAGCTTCTCGACAATCACCCGGAAATAAATCTAGCGTCAATAAATTTATCACTGGGCGGCTATATGAGCACTTCTCCGCAGGAAATGAAAAGCTCTAATAATCCGACTTGGGTAGCTTTTAAGGCAATCAGCGATAAGAATAAAGCTGTAATTTGTGTAGCTGCAGGAAATGAAAAGATTCAGGTCGGCGCAAATACTTCTAAAGGTTATTGTTATCCTGCGTCATTAATTGACATTGATAATATGATAGTTGTAGCTGCGTCTGATAATAATTCGAGTTATTCGCGCTCGTCATTCAGCAATTACAGCACTCAATATGTAGACGTTGCAGCACCGGGCAGGGGGATTTATAGCTCACTCCTGAATAATTCATATGGAAATCTCAGCGGGACTTCAATGGCTACACCTCATGTTACAGGAGCGGCGGCCTTGCTGCGTTCAATCTTCCCGAATACTACAGCGAGCGAGATAAAATCTGCAATTATTAACGGTGCTAATAAGAATTACGCGACAAGTTACACAAAATACGGCTTTCTTGATGTAAAATCCGCGTTTGATATTCTCTCAAAAAATAATACACCTTCAAGTCTTGCGCCGGTTATTGAGACTGATTCACTAGATGACGCTACAATCGATAATTATTACAGCGCGACTCTTTCTGCGTCAGGAGCAAAATATATTACATGGTCTCTTGAAAGCAGCTATAAAGATTTGCCCGATGGTATGAACTTTTCTTCAATGGGTATAATTTCAGGGACTCCGACAACAGCAGGGACTTATACTTTTACGGTAAAAGCTAGTAATTTATACGGGAGCGCAAAGAAAACATTAACTCTTACTGTTAAGGATATTGACAAAGCTCCTATTATTCAAAATAGCGAATTACCGGACGGATCTATTCAGGAATTCTACAGCGCGAGTCTTTATGCTTCAGGAACGAGTCCTATTACATGGAAAATTTCAAGCGGGAGTCTTCCAACTGGGTTAAATCTTGACTCATCGACGGGAATAATCAGCGGTGCACCGTCAAAAGCAGGTACGTTTGAATTCGCAGTTAAAGCAAGCAATAATACAGGCTCAGACACAAAAAATTATTCACTCACAATAGAGGGAATTGCGCCGCAAATTTTGACTCTTATGTCGCTAAGAAATGCAGTACTCGGACAATATTACAGCGAAAAACTTGAGGCAATAGGAACAGGCCCAGTTACATGGAATCTTTACAGCGGGAGTCTTCCGAACGGGTTAAAATTAAACTCTTCAACCGGAGTAATCAGCGGCACTCCTAGAGAATCAAGCGATTCAAGCTACAATTTTGTTATTACCGCGTCAAATGCAGAAGGCTATGACTATGTAGAATTCTCTATGTATGTCGATGATATGAGCACTAAATCAGGAATAAATATAAAAACGGAGACTCTGCCCTATGTGTTCTATAATCAGCCCTATTCTGCAAAACTCGAAGCAACGGGAACTAAGCCCATAACATGGTCAATCATAGAAGGCTCTTTACCGGATGGAATAACTTTAGAGTCAGACGGCACACTCACGGGTTTAGGCTCATACGG containing:
- a CDS encoding glutamine synthetase III; amino-acid sequence: MSEKYKSIREIYGTLIFNRRVMKERLNPDIYDQVIAAIEGRSRLDSQAADIVANALKDWAISNGATHWAHWFQPMSELTAEKHAAFTLGDSEGRPIEIFRGHNLSQGEPDASSFPSAGTRSTFEARGYSAWDISSPAFIVKSEKGGTLCIPSVFLSFDGTPLDLKTPLLRALDAVESRALKLLRMLGQRGVKSVKLTVGAEQEYFLLDRPRAQKRPDIRFCGRTLIGAQPAKDQKLDHHYMGAIPGRVLRYMEDVERDLARLGISLTARHNEVARCQFEFAHLFNEANIACDQNQILMETMRKLARTHELRLLFHEKPFNGMNGSGKHTNISLMDSEGRNLLKPSHNNRRNVIFLAFMAAAVLGLSKFHSLLQASIATYGNLFRLGGHEAPPSIMSVYLGSALTDLINKGDAELPDKGIIDIGLTKLPDIIPFDSDRNRTSPIAFTGDKFEFRAPGSSQSIALPVTMFASIWAWGIEQLTGKIAAKNSDDPIESALIASTEAFKEGNKILFEGDAYSSQWQDEARKRGLIEAEDMPGRIDLLLKPENKEMLSELGVFKAHELENLHSVRLENFCTGLEVEAAVLYDMLFEGVLPALSKQLVLERNSLYAFDGVDFGDDRPWRDYIKGLGTAKNALIADAEILSEYKAHLSDLNARERADFLTQKILPLMDSIRSKCDAAELVTSAEIWPYPIYRNLLSLSA
- the kduI gene encoding 5-dehydro-4-deoxy-D-glucuronate isomerase; its protein translation is MDIRYSCSPNDVKRYTTEELRKEFLIENLYTPDKVNAIYSHVDRMVTLGCMPVSKKLSIDDGIDVWKNFGTHYFLERREIGIFNLGGAGKIEADSKIYELGYKDCLYITKGTEKVYFSSDDANNPAKFYMVSAPAHTSYETKLIKIADAAKRPLGDSATSNKRVINQFIHPDVLKTCQLSMGLTQLESGSVWNTMPAHTHERRMEIYTYFEIPDNNVVFHFMGQGQETRHIVMKNFDAVISPSWSIHSGAGTASYTFIWAMGGENQEFDDMDVIQPVDMK
- a CDS encoding S1 RNA-binding domain-containing protein, which gives rise to MADNALNIGDIVDCTVEQIMPYGAFVRISKLGRKGMVHISELSYNFVKDINEVLKPQQEVKAKVIRIDDKGRIDLSIKQATEQPQIQARPPRQNHQFMNNNNFANHELRPPRETPRIFHDFRELAGDENNSSLDDVDSFEKKMASFLKTSEAKITDLNTRNSARTGRSKRRPDRREY
- a CDS encoding HD domain-containing protein, with product MFYSELINQAIDIAYKAHHGQTDKAGRPYFLHPVIVAQSMNTESEICAALLHDVIEDSNITLSELEKIFPPEITQAVNLLTHKQGVEYEDYIRAIKSNPIAKKVKLADIAHNLDKTRLTTPELLANYEKRKAKYNRALEILNNNS
- a CDS encoding DUF501 domain-containing protein, which encodes MNHKIFKGGLLSPIFVREVKAIESNFSDKKRKFDSSIIMGAAKKCRYNHVQVITCSPIAKNLRPFPTSFWLTCPYLIKLAGKIESNGGVLQLEKFLRDNNLFHDWNNYNLLHQLIRVNLLDRNLRDFMRKYKSSLYKSLMRGGVGGTKYLFSSINIKCLHLQTASFLALNYHPGGEWLKSQGLNTNCKGSCKSCFTLN